One genomic segment of Salinigranum rubrum includes these proteins:
- a CDS encoding branched-chain amino acid transaminase gives MSFDDMDVDTIWQDGEFVDWDDAQVHVLTHGLHYGTGVFEGVRCYDTEKGPAIFRWDEHLERFYQSGKPYNMEIPFSREELTEATLELIRRQDLESCYIRPIAFYGYDSLGVSPRDCPVDVAIAAWPWGAYLGEEALEKGVDVMVSSWRKHSSSQIPTNAKTTGLYVNSLLAGEEARRNGYVEAIVLNKEGQVAEGPGENIFLVRDGEIYTPGLSQSILDGITRQTAITLARELGYTVHDDATISRGELNTADELFFSGTAAEVTPIRKVDNVVIGDGSRGPVTAELQQAFFDLVERRTDDHEEWFTYVE, from the coding sequence ATGAGCTTCGACGACATGGACGTCGATACGATCTGGCAGGACGGCGAGTTCGTCGACTGGGACGACGCGCAGGTCCACGTCCTGACGCACGGTCTCCACTACGGCACCGGGGTCTTCGAGGGCGTCCGGTGTTACGACACCGAGAAGGGACCGGCCATCTTCCGCTGGGACGAACACCTCGAACGGTTCTACCAGTCGGGCAAGCCGTACAACATGGAGATTCCGTTCTCCCGTGAAGAACTGACGGAGGCGACCCTGGAACTCATCCGCCGGCAGGACCTGGAGTCGTGTTACATCCGTCCCATCGCCTTTTACGGGTACGACTCGCTCGGGGTGAGCCCCCGGGACTGTCCGGTCGACGTCGCCATCGCCGCCTGGCCGTGGGGCGCGTATCTCGGCGAGGAGGCGCTGGAGAAGGGCGTCGACGTGATGGTCTCCTCGTGGCGCAAGCACTCGTCCAGTCAGATTCCGACCAACGCCAAGACCACCGGCCTGTACGTCAACTCTCTCCTCGCCGGGGAGGAGGCGCGGCGCAACGGCTACGTCGAGGCTATCGTCCTCAACAAGGAGGGACAGGTCGCCGAGGGTCCGGGCGAGAACATCTTCCTCGTCCGCGACGGCGAGATATACACGCCGGGGCTCTCTCAGAGTATTCTGGACGGCATCACCCGCCAGACCGCCATCACCCTCGCGCGGGAACTCGGCTACACCGTCCACGACGACGCCACCATCTCCCGCGGCGAACTCAACACCGCCGACGAACTGTTCTTCAGCGGGACCGCGGCGGAGGTCACCCCCATCCGAAAAGTCGACAACGTCGTCATCGGCGACGGCTCGCGCGGGCCCGTCACGGCGGAACTCCAGCAGGCCTTCTTCGACCTCGTGGAGCGGCGCACCGACGACCACGAGGAGTGGTTCACCTACGTGGAGTGA
- a CDS encoding DUF502 domain-containing protein codes for MSSWRRDFASGLVVLVPILVILFVVNWLYTQIASLPIIRDINQPLGFGVLIAIVVFTMLVLSVGYLMRTTAGRIFEAALDNMMNRVPLVRVLYNASKLAVETALTGTEDLQKPVRLEVWPGVRMTAFKTGKRTKDGREVLFMPTAPNITTGFVMEVESEDITETNERVEEALTRILSAGFAEEDHGVEIDVFEEQDKDGESSGSVDITTESGTGSGSSQS; via the coding sequence ATGTCCTCGTGGAGACGTGATTTCGCGTCCGGTCTCGTAGTCCTCGTTCCGATACTCGTTATTCTGTTCGTCGTCAACTGGCTCTACACACAGATCGCGTCTCTCCCGATTATTCGCGATATCAACCAGCCGCTCGGGTTCGGCGTCCTCATCGCCATCGTCGTCTTCACGATGCTCGTCCTCTCGGTCGGCTATCTGATGCGGACCACCGCTGGCCGCATATTCGAGGCCGCCCTCGACAACATGATGAACCGCGTCCCCCTGGTCCGAGTCCTCTACAACGCCTCCAAACTCGCCGTCGAGACCGCGTTAACGGGAACCGAAGACCTCCAGAAACCCGTGCGCCTCGAAGTGTGGCCGGGCGTCCGAATGACGGCGTTCAAGACGGGCAAGCGGACGAAAGACGGCCGCGAAGTTCTCTTCATGCCCACCGCGCCGAACATCACGACCGGGTTCGTGATGGAGGTCGAATCCGAAGACATCACCGAGACCAACGAGCGCGTCGAGGAGGCGCTGACGCGCATTCTGTCGGCAGGGTTCGCCGAGGAGGACCACGGCGTCGAAATCGACGTCTTCGAAGAGCAGGACAAGGACGGCGAGTCGTCGGGGTCGGTCGACATCACGACCGAGTCGGGGACGGGTTCGGGCTCCTCGCAGTCGTAG
- a CDS encoding glycerol dehydrogenase — translation MSRVFKSPARYVQGRGVTAELGAHAETLGDSALLLADGVVLGLVEDEVTTSLEAQGVEVSTVTFGGECSTAEIDRVAGIAEERGVDIVVAAGGGKALDAAKAVRAERGGAMVSMPTIASTDAPTSALSVVYSEHGEFEEYLFHDDHPDLVLVDTAVVAAAPTRLFRGGVADALATWFEAAATSNSDGDNVVGGKPTRAGTHLAKLCYETLREHAVSAVEAVERDAVTESVEAVTEANTLLSGLGFESGGLAAAHSIHNGLTQLEATHGATHGEKVNVGTISQLVLEGRDDAFVEEIIEFSLDVGLPVTLAEVGLDDPTREQLDVVAEAACADEETIHNEPFAVEPAMVRDAILTADGLGERVRAER, via the coding sequence ATGTCACGTGTCTTCAAATCACCTGCACGGTACGTACAGGGACGCGGAGTGACGGCCGAACTCGGAGCGCACGCGGAGACGCTGGGCGACTCGGCGCTCTTGCTCGCCGACGGCGTCGTGCTCGGACTCGTCGAGGACGAGGTGACGACGAGCCTCGAAGCGCAGGGCGTCGAGGTCAGTACGGTGACGTTCGGCGGGGAGTGTTCGACCGCGGAGATCGACCGGGTCGCGGGGATTGCCGAGGAACGCGGTGTCGACATCGTCGTCGCTGCCGGCGGCGGGAAGGCGCTCGACGCGGCGAAGGCCGTGCGCGCGGAGCGGGGCGGGGCGATGGTCTCGATGCCGACCATCGCGTCGACGGACGCGCCGACGAGCGCGCTGTCGGTCGTCTACTCGGAACACGGCGAGTTCGAGGAGTACCTGTTCCACGACGACCACCCGGACCTCGTTCTGGTCGACACGGCGGTCGTCGCGGCGGCACCGACGCGACTGTTCCGCGGCGGCGTCGCCGACGCGCTCGCGACGTGGTTCGAGGCGGCGGCAACCTCGAACTCCGACGGCGACAACGTCGTCGGCGGGAAGCCGACGCGGGCGGGGACACACCTCGCGAAGCTCTGTTACGAGACGCTCCGCGAGCACGCCGTCTCGGCGGTCGAGGCGGTCGAGCGCGACGCCGTGACCGAAAGCGTCGAGGCCGTCACGGAGGCGAACACGCTCCTCTCTGGGCTCGGCTTCGAGAGCGGCGGGCTGGCGGCGGCGCACTCCATCCACAACGGGCTCACCCAGCTCGAAGCGACACACGGGGCGACCCACGGCGAGAAGGTGAACGTCGGAACGATCTCTCAGCTCGTCCTGGAGGGACGTGACGACGCGTTCGTCGAGGAGATCATCGAGTTCTCGCTCGACGTCGGGCTGCCGGTGACGCTCGCGGAGGTCGGTCTCGACGACCCGACGCGCGAGCAACTCGACGTCGTCGCCGAGGCCGCCTGTGCCGACGAGGAGACCATTCACAACGAACCGTTCGCGGTCGAGCCCGCGATGGTACGGGACGCGATTCTCACGGCGGACGGACTCGGAGAGCGGGTGCGCGCGGAGCGATAA
- a CDS encoding alpha/beta hydrolase → MAAEPHPDIQELLDQLAAMGVPDFADLSVDGARSLIVDLFTVDEGLRDEVGGVQDLEIAGPNGGVPIRVYRPGGGGPHPVVVYSHGGGWVVGNLDTHDQGCRALCNAGDCVVVSVDYRLAPEHPFPAPVEDCYAATEWVADHGDLLGADTDRLVVAGDSAGGNLSAAVALLARERGGPDVAHQYLVYPVTNHAFDTDSYTENAEGYFLTRAGMEWFWDHYLETDVDGLNPLASPLRARDLSDLPPATVVTCGFDPLRDEGRAYAGRLEAAGVDVTHHHHEEMIHGFFGMLAEPDLPQAREAVATAGETIREL, encoded by the coding sequence ATGGCAGCCGAACCACACCCGGACATCCAGGAACTGCTCGACCAACTCGCCGCGATGGGCGTCCCCGACTTCGCCGACCTCTCGGTCGACGGAGCGCGGTCGCTCATCGTGGACCTCTTCACAGTCGACGAGGGGCTCCGAGACGAGGTCGGCGGCGTACAGGACCTCGAGATTGCCGGGCCGAACGGCGGAGTACCGATCCGCGTCTACCGGCCCGGCGGGGGTGGGCCGCACCCGGTCGTCGTCTACTCCCACGGCGGCGGCTGGGTCGTCGGGAACCTCGACACCCACGACCAGGGCTGTCGGGCGCTCTGTAACGCCGGCGACTGCGTCGTCGTGAGCGTCGACTACCGCCTCGCGCCCGAACATCCGTTTCCCGCGCCCGTCGAGGACTGCTACGCCGCGACGGAGTGGGTCGCAGACCACGGTGACCTCCTCGGTGCCGACACCGACCGCCTCGTCGTCGCGGGCGACAGCGCCGGCGGCAACCTCTCCGCCGCAGTCGCGCTCCTCGCGCGCGAGCGGGGCGGCCCCGACGTCGCTCACCAGTACCTCGTCTACCCGGTGACGAACCACGCGTTCGACACCGACTCGTATACCGAAAACGCCGAGGGGTACTTCCTCACCCGAGCCGGGATGGAGTGGTTCTGGGACCACTACCTGGAGACGGACGTCGACGGGCTGAACCCGCTCGCCTCGCCGTTGCGGGCGCGGGACCTGTCGGACCTGCCGCCCGCGACGGTCGTTACGTGCGGCTTCGACCCGCTCCGAGACGAGGGCCGCGCGTACGCGGGACGGCTCGAAGCGGCCGGCGTGGACGTCACACACCACCACCACGAGGAGATGATCCACGGCTTCTTCGGCATGCTCGCCGAACCCGACCTCCCGCAGGCCCGGGAGGCGGTCGCCACCGCGGGGGAGACGATCCGGGAACTCTGA
- the pyrE gene encoding orotate phosphoribosyltransferase, giving the protein MANQELIAALRAADAVQFGEFELSHGGTSDYYVDKYLFETDPVCLALVARAFAERVGDTKLAGVALGAVPLVAVTSVETGNPYVIVRKKAKEYGTANRVEGRFDEGEEVVVLEDIATTGTSALDAVEALRDLGAVVDRVVVVVDREEGARELLADHDVELEALVTASELLADRDADSDAA; this is encoded by the coding sequence ATGGCGAACCAGGAACTCATCGCGGCGCTCAGAGCGGCCGACGCCGTCCAGTTCGGCGAGTTCGAACTCTCTCACGGCGGCACCTCCGACTACTACGTCGACAAGTACCTCTTCGAGACCGACCCCGTGTGCCTAGCACTCGTCGCCCGGGCGTTCGCCGAGCGGGTCGGCGACACGAAACTCGCCGGCGTCGCGCTCGGCGCCGTCCCCCTCGTCGCGGTCACGAGCGTCGAGACCGGCAACCCCTACGTCATCGTCCGCAAGAAGGCGAAGGAGTACGGGACCGCGAACCGGGTCGAGGGTCGGTTCGACGAGGGCGAGGAGGTCGTCGTCCTCGAAGACATCGCCACGACGGGCACGAGCGCCCTCGACGCCGTGGAGGCGCTCCGCGACCTGGGCGCCGTCGTCGACCGCGTCGTCGTCGTCGTCGACCGCGAAGAGGGCGCGAGGGAACTGCTCGCCGACCACGACGTCGAGTTGGAGGCGCTCGTCACGGCGTCTGAGCTGCTCGCCGACCGCGACGCCGACTCCGACGCGGCGTAA
- a CDS encoding phosphoribosyltransferase family protein — translation MNRAEKAALQLQAVAVLRMLKETRTYDELADLTELPAGDLNRYVNGHVLPGVERARQVVEGVGREALATELEARVMFDDEGYVDNSGVVFDQPFLDLVAPVAANAFGFERPDVVLTAATDGITLGAAMASYFDARLAYAKKSKETAVEEFIESRQRLASGIELTYYLPASALSSGQSVLVVDDLIRSGETQELLLDIAAQADADLVGVFTLIAAGDEGMAAARDLTDAPIAALATFD, via the coding sequence ATGAACAGAGCGGAGAAAGCGGCCCTCCAACTGCAGGCGGTCGCCGTGCTGCGGATGCTGAAGGAGACGCGGACGTACGACGAACTCGCCGACCTCACCGAGTTGCCGGCCGGCGACCTCAACCGGTACGTCAACGGGCACGTCCTCCCGGGCGTCGAGCGCGCCCGGCAGGTCGTCGAGGGCGTCGGTCGCGAGGCGCTCGCGACCGAACTCGAAGCGCGGGTGATGTTCGACGACGAGGGGTACGTCGACAACTCCGGCGTCGTCTTCGACCAGCCGTTTCTCGACCTCGTCGCGCCCGTCGCCGCCAACGCGTTCGGCTTCGAGCGGCCCGACGTGGTGCTGACGGCCGCCACCGACGGCATCACGCTCGGGGCGGCGATGGCGTCGTACTTCGACGCGCGCCTCGCCTACGCGAAGAAGTCCAAGGAGACCGCCGTCGAGGAGTTCATCGAGTCCCGCCAGCGACTCGCCTCGGGCATCGAACTCACCTACTACCTCCCTGCCTCGGCGCTCTCGTCGGGGCAGTCGGTGCTCGTCGTCGACGACCTCATCCGGTCGGGCGAGACGCAGGAACTCCTCCTCGACATCGCGGCGCAGGCGGACGCCGACCTCGTCGGCGTCTTCACGCTCATCGCGGCCGGCGACGAGGGGATGGCCGCCGCCCGCGACCTGACCGACGCGCCCATCGCCGCCCTCGCGACGTTCGACTGA
- a CDS encoding NCS2 family permease, with translation MGLEQTLADYFDLDQYDTTVRTEVLAGLTTFLTMSYIVVVNPAILAGIPDAKPGIIIQGFDPATVRSMLAVVTIIAAAVATLIMGLYANRPFGQAPGLGLNAFFAFTVVGALGIPWQTALAAVVVEGLLFIVLTVVGAREYVIKVFPEPVKFAVGTGIGLFLALIGLEEMNIVVSDPATYVTLGSVAADPIAILSVVGLFLTFALYARGLRGSIIIGILLTTVLGWLVTQAGLVAPDAGLVAGPASAQYDITPLAGAFVTGLGNVEAFSFALIVFTFFFVDFFDTAGTLTGVSQVAGFLDEDGNLPDIDKPLMADAVGTTVGGMLGTSTVTTYIESASGVEEGGRTGLTATTVGVLFLASLAIVPLAAAIPLYASHIALVVIGVVMLRNVVDIAWDDITYTVPAGMTILVMPFTFSIAYGIAAGIISYPIVKLAAGELDDVRAGHWVLALAFVVYFVVRTSGVLAAQV, from the coding sequence ATGGGGCTGGAACAGACCCTCGCCGACTACTTCGATCTCGACCAGTACGACACTACCGTCCGGACCGAGGTTCTGGCCGGGCTGACGACGTTCCTCACGATGAGCTACATCGTCGTCGTCAACCCCGCCATCCTCGCGGGCATCCCCGACGCGAAGCCGGGCATCATCATCCAGGGGTTCGACCCCGCCACCGTCCGTTCGATGCTCGCCGTCGTCACCATCATCGCGGCGGCCGTCGCCACGCTCATCATGGGGTTGTACGCGAACCGCCCGTTCGGGCAGGCGCCCGGTCTCGGCCTGAACGCCTTCTTCGCCTTCACCGTCGTGGGCGCGCTCGGCATCCCGTGGCAGACGGCGCTCGCCGCCGTCGTCGTCGAGGGACTCCTCTTCATCGTCCTCACCGTCGTCGGCGCGCGTGAGTACGTCATCAAGGTGTTCCCCGAACCGGTGAAGTTCGCCGTCGGCACCGGTATCGGCCTGTTCCTCGCGCTCATCGGCCTCGAAGAGATGAACATCGTCGTCTCGGACCCCGCGACGTACGTCACGCTCGGTTCGGTCGCGGCCGACCCCATCGCTATCCTCTCGGTCGTCGGCCTCTTTCTCACCTTCGCGCTGTACGCCCGCGGTCTCAGGGGGTCGATCATCATCGGCATCCTCCTCACGACGGTCCTCGGTTGGCTCGTCACTCAGGCCGGCCTCGTCGCCCCCGACGCGGGCCTCGTCGCCGGTCCGGCCTCCGCCCAGTACGACATCACCCCGCTCGCGGGCGCGTTCGTCACCGGACTAGGGAACGTCGAGGCGTTCTCCTTCGCGCTCATCGTCTTCACGTTCTTCTTCGTCGACTTCTTCGACACCGCGGGTACCCTGACGGGGGTGTCGCAGGTCGCGGGCTTCCTCGACGAGGACGGGAACCTCCCCGATATCGACAAGCCGCTGATGGCCGACGCCGTCGGCACCACCGTGGGAGGAATGCTCGGCACCTCGACCGTGACGACGTACATCGAGAGCGCATCGGGCGTCGAGGAGGGCGGCCGCACCGGCCTCACGGCGACCACCGTCGGCGTGCTCTTTCTCGCCTCGCTCGCCATCGTCCCGCTCGCGGCGGCGATTCCGCTCTACGCGTCTCACATCGCCCTCGTCGTCATCGGCGTCGTGATGCTCCGCAACGTCGTCGACATCGCGTGGGACGACATTACCTACACCGTCCCGGCCGGCATGACTATCCTCGTCATGCCCTTCACGTTCTCTATCGCGTACGGCATCGCCGCGGGCATCATCTCCTACCCCATCGTGAAACTCGCCGCGGGTGAACTCGACGACGTCCGCGCCGGCCACTGGGTGCTCGCGCTCGCGTTCGTCGTCTACTTCGTCGTCCGGACCAGCGGCGTCCTCGCCGCGCAGGTCTGA
- a CDS encoding glutaredoxin family protein, translating to MSDLILYELPGCPYCAKVKNKLSELGLEYESREVPSSHSERTEVEEVSGQTGVPVLVDEEHGVDGMSESDDIVAYLEETYGSAS from the coding sequence ATGTCAGATCTCATCCTCTACGAACTGCCCGGCTGCCCCTACTGTGCGAAGGTGAAGAACAAGCTCTCCGAACTCGGCCTCGAGTACGAGTCGCGGGAGGTCCCTAGCTCGCACAGCGAGCGGACCGAGGTCGAGGAGGTCAGCGGTCAGACCGGCGTGCCGGTCCTCGTCGACGAGGAGCACGGCGTCGACGGGATGTCCGAGTCCGACGATATCGTCGCCTACCTCGAAGAGACGTACGGCAGCGCGAGTTAA
- a CDS encoding transcriptional regulator, whose translation MSRSALISNITAMLRDAGFVVSDRIAIRPKSFDLAARRGEDLLLLKILGNIDAFDGGTGAEMRRLGSYLDATPLVVGMRTRNEDLKPGVVYFRHGVPVLNPDTAMDLFVEEVPPLIYAAPGGLYVNIDGDLLADERQDRGMSLGQLASELGVSRRTVSKYEDGMNASIEVAVQLEELFDQPFSAPVEVMDGADEVRTADPTPADPEADPDDEHVVTVLTRAGYDVHPTLRAPFKAVSEDSADRRHGRNVLTGHSAFDRNAEKRARIMSSLGEITRTRSVYFTEERTKRESVDRTAIVSCEELAAIDDPDAIRDLIRERTTEPAES comes from the coding sequence ATGTCGCGGTCTGCGTTGATCAGCAACATCACCGCGATGTTACGCGATGCCGGGTTCGTGGTGAGCGACCGCATCGCCATCAGACCCAAGAGCTTCGACCTCGCGGCCCGCCGCGGGGAGGACCTCCTCCTGTTGAAAATCCTCGGCAACATCGACGCGTTCGACGGCGGGACGGGCGCGGAGATGCGTCGGCTGGGGTCGTATCTGGACGCGACGCCGCTCGTCGTCGGGATGCGCACGCGCAACGAGGACCTCAAGCCGGGCGTCGTCTACTTCCGTCACGGCGTTCCCGTTCTCAACCCCGACACGGCGATGGACCTGTTCGTCGAGGAGGTCCCGCCGCTCATCTACGCCGCGCCCGGCGGACTGTACGTCAACATCGACGGCGACCTGCTCGCCGACGAACGACAGGACCGCGGGATGAGCCTCGGCCAGTTGGCGAGCGAACTCGGCGTCTCCCGGCGCACCGTCTCGAAGTACGAGGACGGCATGAACGCCTCCATCGAGGTGGCCGTCCAACTGGAGGAACTGTTCGACCAGCCGTTCTCCGCGCCCGTCGAGGTGATGGACGGCGCCGACGAGGTCCGCACGGCCGACCCGACGCCCGCGGACCCCGAGGCCGACCCGGACGACGAGCACGTCGTCACGGTGCTCACGCGGGCGGGTTACGACGTCCACCCGACGCTGCGCGCCCCGTTCAAGGCGGTCTCCGAGGACAGCGCCGACAGACGCCACGGACGCAACGTGCTCACCGGTCACTCCGCGTTCGACCGCAACGCCGAGAAGCGGGCGCGCATCATGTCCTCGCTGGGGGAGATCACCCGGACGCGCTCGGTGTACTTCACCGAGGAGCGCACGAAGCGCGAGTCCGTCGACCGGACCGCCATCGTCTCCTGTGAGGAACTCGCGGCCATCGACGACCCCGACGCGATCCGCGACCTCATCCGCGAGCGGACGACCGAACCCGCCGAGTCGTAG
- a CDS encoding tRNA(Ile)(2)-agmatinylcytidine synthase, translated as MTVIALDDTDSRERGMCSTYLATRLAETLVDAGSDVERRLLVRLNPAIEHKTRGNAAVALHTSCAPSAAFDHACRAVERWSEFEDDRTSPGVVVAPGDPSAVPEPIARFARDAVRERHSLDAALSLAEEHGYDHRGWDGGRGRIGALAAVGAWAGMDEWTYEHISYRAFERCGTPREVDAETVFAAADWGYPTVWDTVDRVEGEPVCVPNAPGPILYGVRGDDPVRCREVAERIESEPVDRRATFVTNQGTDAHLHDDDFGSLRDGRASRVSGVVTSAPETRRGGHVFFGFGPSSETDVDDEGGVDCVAFEPTKRFRDRVRSLRRGDRLTVCGEVSAGTLKLEKFAVRSLVRVERATPTCPDCGRTMKSAGADQGYRCRDCKTRSESVVEEVDRILEPGWYEVPPCARRHVAKPLVRGGFDAPTHPER; from the coding sequence ATGACCGTCATCGCGCTCGACGACACCGACTCCCGCGAGCGTGGCATGTGTAGCACCTACCTGGCGACCAGGCTCGCGGAGACGCTCGTCGACGCCGGTTCGGACGTCGAGCGACGGCTCCTCGTTCGACTCAACCCCGCTATCGAGCACAAGACGCGCGGCAACGCGGCGGTCGCGCTCCACACCTCCTGCGCTCCCTCGGCGGCGTTCGACCACGCCTGCCGGGCGGTCGAGCGCTGGAGCGAGTTCGAAGACGACCGGACCAGCCCCGGCGTCGTCGTCGCGCCGGGCGACCCGTCCGCCGTTCCCGAGCCGATTGCCCGGTTCGCTCGCGACGCCGTCCGCGAGCGACACTCCCTCGATGCGGCGCTCTCGCTCGCCGAGGAACACGGCTACGACCACCGAGGCTGGGACGGGGGTCGGGGCCGCATCGGCGCGCTCGCGGCCGTCGGCGCGTGGGCCGGCATGGACGAGTGGACCTACGAACACATCTCCTACCGCGCGTTCGAGCGCTGCGGCACGCCACGGGAGGTCGACGCCGAAACCGTCTTCGCCGCCGCCGACTGGGGCTATCCGACCGTCTGGGACACCGTCGACCGGGTCGAGGGCGAACCCGTCTGCGTCCCGAACGCGCCCGGGCCCATCCTCTACGGCGTCAGAGGCGACGACCCCGTTCGCTGTCGGGAGGTCGCAGAGCGCATCGAGAGCGAACCGGTCGACCGACGGGCGACGTTCGTGACGAACCAGGGCACCGACGCGCACCTCCACGACGATGACTTCGGCTCGCTCCGCGACGGCCGCGCCTCGCGCGTCTCGGGGGTCGTCACGTCCGCGCCCGAAACCCGCCGCGGCGGCCACGTCTTCTTCGGATTCGGGCCGTCGTCGGAGACCGACGTCGACGACGAGGGAGGCGTCGACTGCGTCGCGTTCGAGCCGACGAAGCGTTTCCGCGACCGGGTGCGGTCGCTTCGGCGAGGCGACCGTCTCACCGTCTGCGGCGAGGTGTCGGCGGGAACGCTGAAACTGGAGAAGTTCGCCGTGCGGTCGCTCGTCCGAGTCGAAAGGGCGACGCCGACCTGTCCCGACTGCGGGCGGACGATGAAGAGCGCCGGGGCGGACCAGGGGTATCGGTGTCGTGACTGCAAAACGCGAAGCGAGAGCGTCGTCGAGGAGGTCGACCGCATCCTCGAACCCGGCTGGTACGAGGTGCCGCCGTGTGCGCGGCGACACGTCGCAAAACCGCTGGTCCGAGGAGGGTTCGACGCGCCGACCCATCCCGAGCGGTAG
- a CDS encoding NUDIX hydrolase: MVARTPSYCPDCGTALETVDSEGRTRRRCPACAQVVFRNPVPGAAVVVVDGDRVLLVQRRIDPGAGKWCDPGGHLEVDEPPAVAAARELEEETGLAVDPDALALVDAVQMEPWGEKYIVSVGYAVAREETTGDLSAGTDAQAARFVHRNDLSNLEFAFRYVPDRIERAFALFE, translated from the coding sequence ATGGTCGCTCGCACGCCCTCGTACTGTCCCGACTGCGGGACAGCGTTGGAGACCGTCGACTCCGAAGGGAGGACCCGCCGGCGCTGTCCCGCGTGCGCGCAGGTCGTGTTCCGAAATCCCGTCCCGGGGGCGGCCGTCGTCGTCGTCGACGGCGACCGCGTTCTCTTGGTCCAGCGCCGCATCGACCCCGGCGCGGGGAAGTGGTGCGACCCCGGCGGTCACCTCGAAGTCGACGAACCCCCCGCGGTCGCGGCGGCCCGCGAACTCGAAGAGGAGACGGGGCTCGCCGTCGACCCCGACGCGCTCGCCCTCGTCGACGCCGTACAGATGGAGCCGTGGGGCGAGAAGTACATCGTCTCGGTGGGGTACGCAGTCGCTCGGGAGGAGACGACCGGCGACCTCTCGGCGGGGACCGACGCCCAGGCGGCGCGGTTCGTCCACCGCAACGACCTCTCGAACCTCGAATTCGCGTTCAGGTACGTTCCCGACCGCATCGAACGCGCGTTCGCGTTGTTCGAGTGA
- a CDS encoding pyridoxal-phosphate dependent enzyme, with amino-acid sequence MPATLSCPACGSTFADRWRCSCGSPLRFADRPLPEGPAPGRHELDRNRGLWAFDDFLPVGREVTLGEGWTPLVPSEEWDASFKLEYVFPTGSFKDRGAATTLSRAVELGVDTVVEDSSGNAGAAIATYAARADIDAEIYVPAGVKASKLRGIERAGATPIRVEGSREDVTAACIEAVESGEGWYASHAWNPAFFAGTATVALEIAAQRGWSVPDAFVTPLGHGTLFLGAYRGFRALYEAGWTDRMPRLLGAQAAGYAPFADARHGESETEPNEVADGIQIREPVQREAILDAIDDTDGDVVALSEAAVERELDALHARGFYTEPTCAVAPAALREFRERGVVEEGEDVVVALTGSGLKG; translated from the coding sequence ATGCCCGCCACTCTCTCCTGTCCCGCCTGTGGCTCGACGTTCGCCGACCGCTGGCGGTGTTCCTGTGGCTCTCCGCTCCGGTTCGCCGACAGACCGCTCCCCGAGGGGCCAGCGCCCGGCCGACACGAACTGGACCGCAACCGCGGCCTGTGGGCGTTCGACGACTTCCTCCCCGTCGGCCGAGAGGTCACGCTCGGAGAGGGGTGGACGCCGCTGGTTCCCTCTGAGGAATGGGACGCCTCGTTCAAACTGGAGTACGTCTTCCCGACGGGGAGCTTCAAGGACCGCGGCGCGGCGACCACGCTGTCGAGAGCGGTCGAACTCGGCGTCGACACGGTCGTCGAGGACTCTTCGGGCAACGCGGGGGCGGCCATCGCCACCTACGCCGCCCGCGCCGACATCGACGCCGAGATATACGTGCCCGCGGGGGTCAAAGCGTCGAAGCTCCGGGGTATCGAGCGCGCCGGTGCGACGCCGATTCGCGTCGAGGGGAGCAGAGAGGACGTCACGGCGGCCTGTATTGAGGCCGTCGAGTCCGGGGAGGGGTGGTACGCGAGCCACGCGTGGAACCCCGCGTTCTTCGCCGGCACCGCCACGGTTGCGCTCGAAATCGCCGCCCAGCGCGGGTGGTCGGTCCCCGACGCGTTCGTCACGCCGCTGGGGCACGGGACGCTCTTCCTGGGCGCCTATCGGGGCTTTCGCGCCCTGTACGAGGCCGGATGGACCGACCGGATGCCGCGTCTCCTCGGCGCGCAGGCCGCCGGCTACGCCCCCTTTGCCGACGCGCGACACGGCGAGAGTGAGACAGAACCGAACGAGGTGGCCGACGGCATCCAGATCCGCGAACCGGTCCAGCGCGAGGCGATTCTGGACGCCATCGACGACACCGACGGCGACGTCGTCGCGCTGTCGGAGGCGGCGGTCGAACGGGAACTCGACGCCCTCCACGCGCGTGGCTTTTACACCGAGCCGACCTGCGCCGTCGCGCCCGCCGCGCTCCGAGAGTTCAGAGAACGGGGTGTCGTCGAAGAAGGTGAGGACGTCGTGGTCGCGCTCACCGGGAGCGGGTTGAAGGGATAA